A genomic segment from Triticum dicoccoides isolate Atlit2015 ecotype Zavitan chromosome 1A, WEW_v2.0, whole genome shotgun sequence encodes:
- the LOC119364926 gene encoding pyridoxal phosphate homeostasis protein-like, producing MASVAAVEGAAAALRSVLSRAQQAAARAGRAPESVRVVAVSKTKPVGVIRGVYDAGHRCFGENYVQELIDKAPQLPEDIEWHFIGNLQSNKAKALLAGVPSLDMVESVDDEKIANRLDRVVADLGRKPLKVLVQVNTSGEESKFGVDPSGCVGLAKHVKSSCPNLVFSGLMTIGMLDYSSTPENFKALTSCRKEVCDELGIPEEQCELSMGMSADFEQAIEMGSTNVRVGSTIFGAREYPKKN from the exons atggcgtcCGTGGCGGCGGTGGAGGGCGCGGCCGCGGCGCTCCGGTCGGTGCTGTCGCGCGcgcagcaggcggcggcgcgggcggggcgCGCGCCGGAGTCGGTGCGCGTGGTGGCCGTGAGCAAGACGAAGCCCGTGGGCGTCATCCGCGGCGTGTACGACGCCGGCCACCGCTGCTTCGGCGAGAACTACGTCCAGGAGCTCATCGACAAGGCCCCCCAG cttCCAGAGGATATTGAGTGGCACTTCATTGGGAACCTGCAGAGCAACAAAGCCAAAGCCCTGCTAG CTGGTGTACCAAGTCTTGACATGGTTGAGAGCGTAGACGACGAGAAG ATCGCAAATCGTCTTGATCGGGTGGTAGCTGATTTGGGGAGAAAACCTCTTAAGGTCTTGGTCCAAGTTAACACAAGTGGAGAAGAAT CAAAATTTGGAGTAGATCCCTCAGGGTGTGTGGGATTAGCAAAACATGTCAAGTCAAGCTGCCCAAATCTTGTATTTTCTGGTTTGATGACAATTGGAATGCTTGATTACTCCTCAACTCCAGAGAATTTCAAG GCATTGACTAGTTGCCGGAAGGAGGTATGCGATGAACTTGGAATACCAGAAGAGCAGTGCGAGCTGTCAATGGGCATGTCTGCTGATTTTGAGCAGGCG ATTGAAATGGGCAGCACAAATGTCAGGGTTGGATCAACCATATTTGGTGCAAGAGAATACCCAAAGAAGAACTAG
- the LOC119268004 gene encoding UPF0481 protein At3g47200-like, with amino-acid sequence MAKVEHIMPDVETEELGNSMKSELISCISSHIDYDSGSEFFLIPRIHLHIRMIDRNSYDPIMLSIGPYNNGSSALSSMESEKWNRLDYILKLNCEKGLKDYLTIINRLEKRARMCYSGDIKMNKRKFLQTLLLDGCFVLVSLGGLDEFISAGPQRATASSSHAEIVEEEMTSGQPNLTERIDIQQINTRNQNDIINIVVEENTVPEIELCLEISDHQTEQCVYQDNTRQIGQWYDIFVIHDLLLLENQIPFFIVEAIYEVVSSNKMTPTCKSGVARFIEMTLPFYPTAIRESSRPIDFDHLLHLCHMYFRPSSNEQEHKELTAQHYIHQFLQLGQGYLSHLGLSQDDHFPNRWRRATQYHEAGIEFKRRTYSEHNPHSLLDIKLRNGILEFPFLFVDDQTSVLFRNFIALEQTCPQVGNDVTAYIIFLAKLMSMPDDIALLARKGVIAHHMRSDRDVSQLFTRLTKGVVFDFYGNYYLNHMCLALEAYYQNRLHRWVAWLRHNHLSNPWLVVAALAGVIVLFCTIAQTVLTVESYVNPK; translated from the coding sequence ATGGCCAAAGTGGAGCACATTATGCCTGACGTAGAGACAGAGGAACTGGGTAATTCAATGAAGAGTGAGCTGATAAGCTGTATTTCATCACATATTGATTATGACAGTGGTTCTGAATTCTTCTTGATACCAAGAATACATCTGCACATTCGTATGATAGATAGAAATTCTTATGACCCAATAATGTTGTCAATTGGCCCTTATAACAATGGATCTTCAGCACTTTCTTCTATGGAGAGTGAAAAATGGAACCGCTTGGACTACATCCTTAAGTTGAATTGTGAGAAGGGTCTGAAAGATTACTTGACCATCATAAACAGACTAGAGAAAAGAGCAAGGATGTGTTATTCTGGGGATATTAAAATGAATAAGAGGAAGTTCTTGCAGACTCTCTTGCTTGATGGATGTTTTGTCCTTGTTTCACTCGGAGGACTCGATGAATTTATAAGTGCTGGACCCCAAAGAGCCACGGCTAGTTCATCACATGCCGAAATAGTTGAGGAAGAAATGACTTCTGGACAGCCAAACTTAACAGAGAGAATTGATATTCAACAAATAAACACCAGGAACCAGAATGACATAATAAACATTGTAGTAGAAGAAAATACAGTGCCTGAGATCGAGTTATGTTTGGAAATCAGTGACCATCAAACAGAGCAATGTGTATATCAGGATAACACTAGACAGATCGGACAGTGGTATGATATCTTTGTTATACATGATCTACTCTTGCTGGAGAACCAAATTCCCTTTTTCATAGTTGAGGCAATATATGAGGTAGTAAGTTCAAACAAGATGACACCAACGTGTAAATCAGGTGTTGCTAGATTTATAGAAATGACCCTGCCATTCTATCCAACAGCAATACGAGAATCCAGTCGCCCAATAGATTTTGATCATTTGCTTCACCTGTGTCATATGTATTTCAGACCCAGTTCTAACGAGCAAGAGCACAAGGAGCTCACAGCGCAACACTACATTCATCAGTTCCTTCAGCTGGGACAGGGTTATCTCAGCCATTTAGGTTTGTCGCAGGATGACCATTTTCCTAATCGATGGCGCCGAGCAACACAGTATCATGAAGCTGGCATTGAGTTTAAGAGGAGAACATATTCTGAGCATAATCCCCATTCACTCCTGGATATAAAACTCAGAAATGGTATCCTGGAATTCCCCTTCTTGTTTGTGGATGACCAAACCAGTGTCCTTTTCAGAAACTTCATTGCACTAGAGCAAACATGTCCGCAAGTCGGAAATGATGTGACTGCTTACATTATCTTCCTGGCTAAGCTGATGAGCATGCCAGATGATATAGCACTGCTGGCTCGAAAGGGGGTCATCGCACATCATATGCGCAGCGACAGAGATGTATCGCAGCTCTTTACCAGGCTGACAAAAGGTGTTGTCTTCGATTTCTATGGGAACTATTACCTAAATCACATGTGTTTAGCCCTGGAGGCATATTATCAAAACCGTCTGCACAGGTGGGTTGCGTGGCTGAGGCACAACCATTTGAGCAATCCATGGTTGGTTGTCGCAGCGTTGGCTGGTGTTATTGTGCTTTTCTGCACCATTGCACAGACCGTCCTTACTGTCGAGTCTTATGTAAATCCCAAGTAA